The stretch of DNA CCTTAACTAAAAACTAAAACTTATCTCTCAACAAAATGACCTCTAAAATTTACCAAATTTCTTGAAAGTAGAATCTTATTCAACTGTACAACAACATTTGATTTGCTCATTACAAATTTAATCATGAAATCAATATTGACTTCCACTTTCTTTCATTTCTTTCGCAAGGTTTGGTTTTGCGGTTCGGTGGTAGGATTATTAACGACTGAATTAAGACACGCCCTTTGAAATTAGTGCAAGTAAATACCACAATGACCATTTGTTTTGTCCATTTAACAACAATAGCGCGTGGATCTATCTTCTGGAGCATAAACTATGCAAATAAGGTGGTGTTATGAGCACATCTAATTTTTGCCTATTATTTATCTGTTGGATGTCTTGTCGCTCTATTTGACCAAGAACGAGAGGTGGTGGGGAGTGCGGTGATGCCAAGTTTGGTTGCCGGTTGACGAAGGCTGGTGGTCGAGTGCCGAGGCGATTGCCGCAGGGGGCTCGGTGGGGGTGGTTAATGGAGtactttttcctttctttttcttgcgCAATACATGCTTAAATTTATGGGAGGGGTAATTTGGTCAAAAGCGTACTAcgttgagtaaaatgtgtactgcgaaaatcaataCCCTGAAAAAATTGATTATtagttaaaaaaaatcaaagaaaagaaaggaaaagtagTTTTTTCATGTTTAACATGAATGAAGACTTTATTAAAGCATTAAATTCATATCAAGATCACACTTGATATAGGGCTGCGGTACAAAACACAGGGTAAGAACAAAACACTCCCACACCGAAGGATCCAATCTCCCATAGAAGGATCCGTCAAGGGATCCATGTCCGGATCCTGTCCACCGGATCCACAAGGTCAGGTGAATAGTCCGAGTTGAACTCACTCCTTTTGTTCTAACAAACGTTCAACTCACAGAAGAACAGGAACTCAGCACTTATGGCTTCTGAAAATTGAAAATACGATATCCCAAAAAAGCTAAATCACGTATAGTGCGATAAAATAGGAAAGTATGATAAATAAATGGAAAACAAAAAAGTTTAATTGCTTATCATCAGCAGGAGGAAGCACATGCCAAATTTAAAATTTAGTTTCATCATTTTATTTGCCTTTCAGCTATCTTTGCAAAGCCTGATATGCATGTGTCTTTAAACTTCAACTAAATCAAAACTTAAAGTGGTGAAACCATTGCTGTAAAAGAACTTACTCAAGGTGATGAAGTAGAATTTCCCATCAGGATTTCCTTTAACTTGTAAGTTCTTCCGCACTTGACCGGCATTACTAAAATTGATACACAGATTAATAAATCTCACTATGTCACTAATGATGGGATAATAAATCATGTATGCTGAAAGCTTACCCAGTCTGCATTGCCGGGTCATGGAAGAATTCACAGGAACCACCAGGGCCCAAACTAACCAATGATCCAACCTCTGTAGGTGACATAGAAAATTTCTGGAAGAAGACAAGCAAGGAAAAGCTAAGTTACTTCGACACTTAGTCACCGTATTGCGTGTCAAACACGATTCATGGCCGACGTGAACTAGGACACGTGTCTGATACGCCAAAATCAGACACGACACTGAAACCTGACTAATATTCTTAAAATAACGTAGTCAAGAAAAGAGCGTGAAGAGGGGAAGATGGAAAAAGAAAGTAAAAGGTGTAATAAAAAAACACTTTCCCGAAAAGAAGAGGAAGACATGGGAGAGGCAAGTACCCGTTGAAACTATAAGAAAATTTAACTTTCCTCTCTTTAAATCTAGTGTTAACTGTTAAAGCATGGCTAGTTAAAATATTTTACAATATCTGTCATGTTCGTCAGtctgtgtgtaataattggtcaaGATACTTGTTTAACAGTATCCTCGCGTCGCTCAAGTTTCAATACAGAGTGTGAGACTGTCACAGCCTACACTATGATAGCGAGACTGAGTAATATATAGATTACCaatcccctatctactaaaagaataggtgaactcacaatttttccctccaaaaagcatctttttaaataaggaagctattgataatttaattgtatttactaaataaggaaattaataattataatgtatttgaTTATATAACtctttttattaaaattaatcttttcatcaaataatataattttcactaaacaataaactataatattttaattaaagtataaattataaaactataaactattaaatcttttagtgatgctattatttgagaatgacttgactaATACTATATtcatactatgtataaacaaaactataaatcgttttgattactttcataacAAAAAAATTGAGAGAACTTAGAAATACCACTActattttacagttcaatttactcagttttcttgaataattttacaaTGCAATTTTTTctttctcatatcaaaatataatgacgtgaaatatgaaaaattaatgaggtgttaatttagcatgattaagtaatataaaaataaaaactctataaataccgtgcattcaTTGCGCGAGATCTAAACTAGTTTACAAGTAAATCTTGggaacaacaacatcaacattaCCCTAGTGCATCATGGGATTCCCACAAATAGTAGGGTAAGAGGGTCATTAGTATATAGTCTTACCCCTGTGTTAGCAacgcaaaaaaaaatgaaaatgcatCCAAAATTGCACAGAAAGACGGTTACTTCTTAATAAAAAGAATCGCAACCAGTTTATTACGCCGTTTGCTTTAACATCCTAATTCATAACCAAAGAATGATAAGTCTTTGGCGCTATTGGACATGGAAATCTTCGGAAAATGAAAGGAACTAAATTGAGAAACAATAGAAGATGTGGGCACTTATCTGGCTTATCTCAATATATAAACCACAGAGCTGAAGCAATATATTAATCAAGGGAAAGGTTTAGAACAGTTCAGAAGAAACTACATCAGAAGAAGcatattgaatataataagtaCACAAGTAAATGTTAAAGCAACATGCATAATAGTACATCTGCCCTATGAAATTAATGTTTTCACTTTTGCCAACTATGAATAAACAAGCATTTTATATATTCAAAACAATCTGAGCCCACTTCACGAAGCAAAATGATTTTCCAGGTGATGGTGATCATAAGAAATGCCTAGATAATTTTTTGCCAGCTCATAATGGATTTAAAACATATACCGAAAGAAATCACAAAATAGCGAGTGACACGTAAAACCTATGTCTATCGAGGCCCTTCAACTTTTAATAAAATTGAAATAGCCAACAGCATTTAATCCAACGTGCTATTCAAATTTGAAGCCCTGATATCGTATTGGTTCGATCTCAACAAGCAGGTCGGACGTCTTGGAAGTTGCACGCATAATTGATAAACTCTTATTTAATATCATTGTATTGAATAATACCTTGTGCTGTTAGACAAGAAACCcaacccccccaaaaaaaagaaTACACCTTATTGTCtaatacttcctccgttccataGTTTTCATAACGTTTACATTAATGTTAAGAAAGTGCAAACAAGTTGGGGTGTCTAATCTTTCCATATGTCGGATAACCAAAATACCCTCATGTATGGCCCACAACTTTAGTGTCACAATCACCAAGGAGGAGTTATAATAGGGGTAGTTTGGTCAATTAGTTGATTAAGTAGGTCCATATACGAAAAAGTAAACAATCAAATGGAACGGCCCAAAATGGAATACGTAAAGAACAcaatggaacggaggaagtaataGAGTACATGCAAAAACAGAAAATCATAAGTACTTACTTCCTCTATCTTGATATGTACTTTCCGTTTCCTTTTTGGTATGTATTAGTTTGtccttctcgcttcttttctcaCCTTAGTCACCTATATCTGCTAAAGCTTTCATAGTAAAAAACAATGGCTTGAGTACCTTAAATCCCCAACAGTAAATCCATAAATACAAAGATTGTCGTTGCGTAATATTCTTCAAATTTGATATCCTCTTAAATACATAACCTTCTAATTACCTAAACCAGAGCCTCCGCATGAGAACACCGCTACTCTCTCTCCTTCCTTAAAAAACCACCATTGTTCTCAGTGACGAGACCTCCTAAAGCCTACTCCCAAGAGTAAAATAAAAGAAAGTAATAACAAAGCTTATGAAGTTATGATAGAAATTGTATTTTCAGTGAAGAGGCCTCCTAAAGGGTTATTTGATAGTAAAATTGTAGTAGTAAGAAACATTAAATATGAAGCTGAATGATGCGTTTTATGAAAGCCTATAAAACTATACAAAGGCTAATATCATGACACGTGGTTCAACAAGAAAGAAGTGTACGACTTACAAATGTCTACATTATTACAAACTAAGATGCGTAAATGTAAATCCTAAAAATCGAAGTGTGTGGACCAACACAATTCACCTGCCGCAACGCCAAAACCTCCTCCAGACCACCGGCGACAACCTTCACCATCTCCCCCGTAACTATATTTGTACACTCACGCTTGTTTATTATAGATTTAAGTCCTAACCACTCGGCCGCTTGTTTATTTTTAGTCATATAATAATTTGTGCTTAAACCATGTGCAAAAAGGATGGAAGAACATTAAAATCACAGGGCGTATAAGTGAGAGGCCTAGAATTGCTGCAAGTAAGAATTTACTAGGACTGATAATTAGATATGCACCAACTATTGCCATCCAGAATTATTGCATGCAGATACATCATATAATAAGTTTTGCCAAAGAGATCAGGAGCCAGTATGTGTATTAACTTCTGATTACTAGCCCAAGCAAAGTTTGTAAATAACTTGGTTATAAAATACAATAGAAGAAGCATTATCTCATATAAACTTTTAACTGTTTGAAAATATATCAACAGAGTGGAAAAGGCAAGCAACCCTAACCTGCATCTGCTCCCAGTCATACTTACGCTCCCCTATAGAGTGCGAAAAGGACAGCATAATACAGCCCGAACGCTTGAGAAAGAGATCCCCAGCCTACACAAAAGGAAACCAGGTGAATCCCTTATTAGAATGCTACTACAAAACACTGTCTACAAACTCCTGAAAAATGACATCAAAGGAAGAAAAACAGTCCATTCCATACTTCATTTTTCGTAAATGTGGGTGCTACAGGCTCGGCTTTAAATGCCGCTTTTCCTTTGTAAAGCATAAATGGAGCAAAATTGCGACCTGCATAATTCAGCACACATCAGAAGCATGGTAAGATTACAAGGATTGCAGCACAATAATTCAAATACTATCTCTCAAAACTGTAGTCATTACCACCAGTAGAAGCTTTTTGTGCAACAGTAGAAGCTTCTTGTGCAACAGTCGAGAATCTGGCACTTCCCATGAAAACATCTTGAGCACCACCCAGTAATTGCCCACAATTACTTCCCCTAACAAAACAATTAATATCAGCGACACAAAGCTACTTAAGTTCCAACAGATTATTCCTAATGCCAACAAAATCATAACAAAAAGTTAAACAAAAATCAGATGTCTTCAAATTTCTCATTGTTCATTGTATTCTATGACCAAGTAAACACACCAACAAACTTATTCTCTTAGCACTCGAAGAGGCGAAACTAATATCTTCAAGAATTAATTCATCGAACAACCCAATCCCAGTTTTCAAATCTGGCATTAATTCATTCCTAGAAGAGCTTTTCTATTAATATGCTCCACCATCACACATTAAACAATAAAACGCATAAATTTACCTAATTTCTCTCAACCAATGTTTTTTTTAACAAATAGTCTTGCTTACGACCATCTTAAGCTTACAACAGTCATTCT from Silene latifolia isolate original U9 population chromosome 10, ASM4854445v1, whole genome shotgun sequence encodes:
- the LOC141605354 gene encoding single-stranded DNA-binding protein WHY2, mitochondrial, with amino-acid sequence MMKLATIFKSRGSNCGQLLGGAQDVFMGSARFSTVAQEASTVAQKASTGGRNFAPFMLYKGKAAFKAEPVAPTFTKNEAGDLFLKRSGCIMLSFSHSIGERKYDWEQMQKFSMSPTEVGSLVSLGPGGSCEFFHDPAMQTGNAGQVRKNLQVKGNPDGKFYFITLSVADNINKTNDRFTIQVTPGEFSVIRTSFSFALPHIMGWDRYTNRPPPMKAEYSLNSGRKAEYSNGPPPMKAFSSEWDR